The Brassica napus cultivar Da-Ae chromosome C7, Da-Ae, whole genome shotgun sequence genome has a segment encoding these proteins:
- the LOC106410672 gene encoding aquaporin TIP1-2-like (The RefSeq protein has 4 substitutions compared to this genomic sequence): protein MPTRNIAIGGVQEEVTHPSALRAALAEFISTLIFVFAGSGSGIAFNKLTDNGATTPSGLVAAALAHAFGLFVAVSVGANISGGHVNPAVTFGAFLGGNITLLRGLLYWIAQLLGSVVACLLLKFATGGLAVPAFGLSAGVESLNGFVFEIVMTFGLVYTVYATAVDPKNGSLGTIAPIAIGFIVGANILAGGAFSGASMNPAVAFGPAVVSWTWTNHWIYWAGPLVGGGLAGLIYEFVFINQNGHEQLPTTDY from the exons ATGCCGATCAGAAACATCGCCATCGGCGGAGTCCAAGGAGAAGTGACTCACCCCAGCGCACTTAGGGCGGCACTCGCTGAGTTTATCTCCACTTTGATCTTTGTCTTCGCCGGCTCAGGATCCGGAATCGCTTTCAACAAGCTCACTGACAATGGTGCGACCACTCCTTCAGGCCTCGTCGCCGCTGCTTTAGCTCATGCTTTCGGTCTCTTCGTCGCTGTTTCCGTCGGTGCTAACATCTCTGGTGGTCACGTTAACCCAGCCGTTACCTTCGGTGCTTTCGTCGGTGGAAACATCACTCTCCTCCGTGGTATCCTCTATTGGATTGCTCAGCTTCTTGGCTCAGTCGTCGCTTGTCTCCTCCTTAAATTCGCCACCGGTGGCTTG GCAGTTCCAGCTTTTGGTCTCTCTGCTGGAGTTGAATCCTTAAACGGTTTCGTCTTCGAGATCGTGATGACCTTCGGGCTCGTCTACACCGTCTACGCCACAGCCGTTGACCCCAAGAACGGTAGTCTCGGAACAATCGCACCAATCGCCATAGGTTTCATCGTTGGAGCTAACATCCTCGCCGGTGGAGCTTTCAGCGGAGCCTCCATGAACCCAGCCGTGGCTTTTGGACCAGCCGTCGTGAGCTGGACGTGGACCAACCACTGGATCTACTGGGCTGGTCCTCTTGTCGGTGGTGGACTCGCTGGACTCATCTACGAGTTTGTCTTCATCAACCAAAACGGCCACGAGCAATTGCCCACCACTGATTACTGA